One Glycine max cultivar Williams 82 chromosome 8, Glycine_max_v4.0, whole genome shotgun sequence genomic window, ttCACATTTtagaaaatctaaaattttagtttattatttaatcTTGCAAacatcttatttcttttactttagTACAATTGAAGCACATATCTAACatgtttatcataaaaaaatattttaattaattaaaatgtaaatatataaatatacatatgcacaatttttaattgaaccaaagttgttgatttttaaaatgtgaGGAATAAAAtcacgaaaaaaaaaactgtgacCAAAATCAAGGATCGGtgctataaaaaaatctaattagttCATACTTAATTTTACCCTAAAATCAAACCAATCAATATTATCTTATGAATAGTGATGAAATTTTACAAAACTTACtgttcaaaattaaaagtgtttttttaacaaGTTCAATTACATAACGTAAATGCAATAAAAGGGATAAGGAAAGAGGAAAAAATACAAGTGTTTGTATTGGTTCATTTAGTAACCTAAGATTATATCCAATCTTTTGCAAGAACCATGGTTTCATTAAACACACAAATCTACACTAACCAAGATTTACACTATTACAAATATTCTTCCAACTTTGTTTCCTTCGGAAATGACcgaattattttttcacttggCTATCTTATACTACAACAAGTTCATCCATTTCTTTTCatcatatttataaaactagctaaaaaaattacctaaaaattgaaaaattatttgataattaaaaattaaaaaattatcctattaaattataagtgtttaataaaaatatataaaaattaaaaatacaaaaaaattatcttaaataaaaaattagaaaatgaatataataaatataaaatactagaaattaacgttttaaaaaaataattaaaacagcaTATCAAAAACCAGTAAAAGCTAAagtgtctttttttaaaaaactcatgcacaattttttttaacatgttacAGGTATAAAGTATCTAAATTTTCACATTGAACCCTCTCTTTCaactatgtttttttattattattttattgaaagggCTCACATCGAGATAGTCTAATTTGACTTAGTCCAATATTATGCTGGTTCATGCActgttgtttttttcttttaataaaatcttgggcatgtaaataaattttaattgactaaaatatattttttgttttatattattataaaaaaaccgTTTAGCTTTTTATCTctgaaaatattcattttaattctttaacttttaaatttaagttaatgTTGTCCtttcaaaataatgattttgttttattttgtaacATGATTTTGAGTCCTTATTTAGCCAATCAAGAtgtaaaatttatcatattaaatttatttatccaGTAATGTTAaggttaaaaatgataaatttatggtGAAAATGGCATGAGAAGTGAATGAATCATAAGAGCATGAatgagagagggggggggggggggggataatcacaaaaaatcaaatccatccaataaatatatattattaatttttaaaaaatatttatagccAAACACACAAAATCTTATCACATAAAAAACACATAACATCTTTCTTATATGTCACgaaaaatcaataattactattttttaaatatttttttcaatgtaaactaacaaatatttgataaaaaatataatcttttatCGTATTATGAAGCGTTATCTTGTTACtctaacattaaatataaaataagaaaaataaaataaaaactttcttTTGTATGGTGGGATGCCTTTCGCTCTTTGTCGATCGTATCAATGTGGCCACTCATAACTATAACAACCGTTATTATGCGTTTTCGtagtttgaaaattataataatttccaACCAATATAATgacatttgtttattttagtttttttatgggttcttatttttaataagatttgAAAAACAAGAATTCCTTTTGTTGCAAGAAAATAGAGTTTAATAATTAGATATTAactatataataactaaaatttaatgtaatataatatttaagtccaaatttcttaaaaagataacattttcattaatttcataatttaaaaaagttagaagatacaaattaattatataataactaaatttgatataatatattgagataagatttttttgaaaaaatttactattgtttttgtaattttaaaaaataatgtcaagagataaaaactaattgcataatatttttttaaaatataatattaaattttaaattagatttatttacttaataaaaaattcaatttctttaaaatgctTTTGCATAAGTGATAATTACGAAATCTgaattaatttgatagtcaattttggctaataaatgagtgtaatttttttattttatcattgttttcaaagaaataatgaagaaattaacatctttgtaattttttattagcatgatttaaaagaagaaaatttcaagtACTTTAGAGGAAAAATTGGtgcaaaaattgaaagaaaagttgaaaaaattagACAGTTTGTTTAGCGCGAGCTGCAGGCATAACGCGATAAATGTAGGCTTAGCATGCACGACAAACTTATTGCGCAAAAAGTTCACAGTAAGACCCAAATACGCGTTTAGCACGAGCGCGAAGTCAGCAAGAAAATTAAGCTACCCAGAACCTATACAAGGAGGAgaagcagaagaaaaaaaacactcagACTCATACTTATCCAAAACCTGGGTCTATCTCTTAGGGAAAATCCCTCTCTCTTTTAAAGTCTTTCAtgactatgagaggctaaaccttTTTTGTTGGGAGTTTGGAGGCCAAACTCTTGCAAtgtaattatttcttattatttatttaatgtaattctATTTCTATTATTCTTTTTGTATGCTTTTTTTGACAGTATGATTTGATTATCCATATAATGTTTAGAagataatgtattaaaaatgatttttttaaataattgagaaaaaatatctaaataaataaattcattactagaaatagattgacatttattttgtctaagaatttttgcattttttatcttaatgcgatttgttattttatctcttCAAAGAAATTTaggaaaaatgataaataaactaGATCCTTCGTGCGGAAAACCAAAGATAGGATAATTTAGTGGGAGATGCGGCTAAACATGAATTTCATTGATTAGAGAAAATATATTACAATGCAGTTTTGACATGTTAGACCCCAGCATgataacattttaatttcatcattttgtattaaattgttGCTTAATAATTGGATTTGCCTACAACCCATTATGATGCAAAaatttcttatcatttttttgcctttttttagttaaatcaTTAGTTGATCccataattttatataagtgaatttaatgagataaatattgtgtattaaattattcataattaaaattaaaattgtgtttcaaaataaaataaaaatgataattatttcacAAGAAcatcataaattcaaatttgaaagttgaaaaacggaaacaaatatttcaaaagaaaaaaaatcaaaatgaatatTCAGAAGATAGAAGaacaaaagtatattttatcttttttaattagaGCAAGTCTAGGTCCAAGTttcttcaaattaaatattagacTTTGGAATCAcaagttgaagaaaaaaaaaaacgaaaaagtaGGAATGATGTGTGGATAGAAATAGCACTACGTAGCAGCCGGTGGCAGGCAAGAATAGAAGGTAAATGCACTTTCCCTATCTGAGTGAACATTGAATAGCTTTTGGTGGTACTTGTAGCCATAGGGTTGGTATCGAATAATTTTGTCAGATTTTCTAGAGATTAGTTGAGTTGAAAGGAAACTTGCCAATTTGTTTGCGcctcaatgaaaataaataatgaaatttaagTCAAAAAGGCTAATAAAGATATAAGGTTGattttgccgataaaaaaaacgAAACGGCTGAACCAAATTTGTGAATGTTAACTTTAAcctggaaaagaaaaaggaaagacacgtttatattttagatttagatTTTTAGTTCCCAAAGGCCAAACACACATACGTACGTTGTCGTATTTTACATTCTCTCTTACGGGGAAAGCAAAGCAAACCCAATCAATAATAATACCAAGAACCAATGCCGTGTGGGTTGTGGTCGTCCTCATGACTCATGTGAGTCATGGGGGTATGTTAAAAATGTTAATGTGctatttcactttcttctttCCCAACCATACCCTAAACTAAACCCttctttgatatttttattttatttattctatgcCTTTATGCCTAggtaagttattattattattatatggatacgttatgatatatttattaatatgatgACTATGGCTATATACTCCTTTTCTTCTCTAGTCTGATCTCGCTTAAATTGAAgacatttattattgtttatatgaTAAGATTTGAAATGATATGAAATCCACTTCTTGAAATCCAATCCATTACCCACTCTATTCTATAGATTATTGCTTGAGCtgtgaaaatttgatttttgtgcaGAACGTTTACTTGAAGCTGCATCAATCGAGGAGGgattcttcttcatctttggATTCGCTTTTGATGCCTCGGAGTCAGAGCTGGGATGAAAGCTGAATTTTGGGGTATGAACGCTTTTCTCACTCTTTTGGAATCAATTTGATTTGGTTTCTTTGTTATTGGGGTGTGTGTGGGTTGAAAGCCTGAGATCAGGTGAAGAGGAAAGATAAAATTgaatctttgttattttttaagaaaaaaagatgtcCAAAAAGATGGGCTTGCTGAGAATAGGTTCTAAAAAGAGACAAGGTGACATCAAAAGATCAAAACCCAGATGTAGAAATAGCAAGTAAGAATTGATTCGAACCTTCTTTAACATGGCATAAAAAAGTATCCAATGATTCACCCTTTATCCTGCAACAATACCAGTGGATGTATATATGCACTGTGTTTCTGATATTTGTTTGATACCAGCTTTAACAGACTGTTGATTGCTTGTCACAGTTAGTAATGCATGATTCATGCCTATAATAATGAATTTACTGTTGTGAGTTTATTACTAGTCTCCTCCTGTGTGTGTTTACTTATTGAGAATATATTGTGTTGCTGTTAATTTGCAGGAAAATGGCAACTCTAGTTGAACCTCCCAACAGAATTAAGCCAAAGGGCAAGCATTATTATACAATATGGCAAACATTGTTTGAGATTGATACGAAGTATGTTCCAATTAAACCTATAGGCCGAGGAGCGTATGGCGTGGTGTGCTCTTCGATCAACAGGGAGACCAATGAGAAAGTTGCAATTAAGAAGATTGGTAATATATTTGAGAATTCTATTGATGCATTGAGAACTTTAAGGGAGCTGAAGCTGCTTAGACATATTCGGCATGAGAATGTCATTGCTTTGAAAGATGTTATGATGCCAATCCACAAAACAAGTTTTAAGGATGTCTACCTGGTCTACGAACTCATGGATACAGATCTTCATCAAATTATTAAGTCCTCTCAGCCACTTTCCAATGATCATTGCAAATATTTCTTGTTTCAGGTACTAACCAGTTTGTTTTGGCATTTTCCATTCCTTTAGCTCTTCTTTCTAATTTCTAAGCCTTTGTGGTAGtgaatttttttggatttgcagaaatgtataaaaataatcatttgaaGGAGATTTTGTTGGGGTTTGAAGTATGATTGCAATGCATTCTTGCAGCGTTTAAATGACATTGGCATGCTTCGAAGTGAATTCCCATTTTCTATTattaacatacaacttaaaagTGAATTAACTATTAAATATCCTCTTTCATGCATTCTTATACACAATCATCAGGCTGCTTTTGAGGAGTTGGGACAATTTGAGTTGTGGCTTTACATTTTCTAGTTTGAATGTATGTTGCCTGAGTCAAAGAATTTAGTGTTTCAGTTCCATTATTTTTCAGGTGAAGTAACATATACTATCATTCTGTAAATTAGTGAAGTCTAGGGAAGGGGTATCTGTATTCTCTTCTTCAGGCTGGATATTGACATGGTACTAgacaaagaaaaccattggCCCAAATTGGGAAATTGATATGACCTTAGCATTGTTTGATTAACTGACGAAGCTTCTTATGAAAAAAACCCTATTATGGACTATTCTTGTCACTCATATTTTCtacatttttatgaattttgcaGTAGAATGTTGAACAGAATTGACAATAATAATCTACAAGTAGAAAGCAGTTAACGGATTCTTTTTGAACTTCTAACCTTTGCATATTTTAACTATTCTTGTGAATGATACTAACCACATACTCTTACTTTAGCTCCTTCGAGGTCTTAAATACCTTCATTCAGCAAACATTCTTCACCGGGACTTGAAGCCTGGGAATCTGCTCGTCAATGCCAATTGCGATTTGAAAATATGCGACTTTGGGCTTGCACGAACTAATGGAGTTGATGGCCAGTTTATGACAGAGTATGTTGTCACTCGCTGGTATCGTGCACCGGAGCTCTTGTTATGCTGTGACAATTACGGAACCTCTATTGATGTCTGGTCAGTAGGGTGCATTTTTGCTGAGATTCTTGGTAGAAAGCCAATCTTCCCTGGGACTGAGTGTCTCAACCAGCTGAAACTAATTATAAGCGTTCTTGGAAGCCAGCATGAATCTCATCTTGAGTTTATTGATAATGCAAAAGCAAGGAGGTTTATCAAATCACTGCCCTATACTAGGGGCAGACACTTCTCTCAGCTATACCCACAAGCAGATCCATTAGCCATAgatttgttgcaaaaaatgCTTGTGTTCGATCCAACCAAGAGAATTACTGTCTTGGAAGCTCTCCAACACCCGTATATGGCTAGCCTATATGATCCAAGGTGCGACCCTCCTGCTCAGGTTCCCATCAGTCTCGACATAGATGAACATTGGGGAGAACCGATGATTAGGGAAA contains:
- the LOC100783422 gene encoding mitogen-activated protein kinase 7 isoform X1, whose translation is MSKKMGLLRIGSKKRQGDIKRSKPRCRNSKKMATLVEPPNRIKPKGKHYYTIWQTLFEIDTKYVPIKPIGRGAYGVVCSSINRETNEKVAIKKIGNIFENSIDALRTLRELKLLRHIRHENVIALKDVMMPIHKTSFKDVYLVYELMDTDLHQIIKSSQPLSNDHCKYFLFQLLRGLKYLHSANILHRDLKPGNLLVNANCDLKICDFGLARTNGVDGQFMTEYVVTRWYRAPELLLCCDNYGTSIDVWSVGCIFAEILGRKPIFPGTECLNQLKLIISVLGSQHESHLEFIDNAKARRFIKSLPYTRGRHFSQLYPQADPLAIDLLQKMLVFDPTKRITVLEALQHPYMASLYDPRCDPPAQVPISLDIDEHWGEPMIREMFWNEMLHYHPEAASANA
- the LOC100783422 gene encoding mitogen-activated protein kinase 7 isoform X2, which translates into the protein MATLVEPPNRIKPKGKHYYTIWQTLFEIDTKYVPIKPIGRGAYGVVCSSINRETNEKVAIKKIGNIFENSIDALRTLRELKLLRHIRHENVIALKDVMMPIHKTSFKDVYLVYELMDTDLHQIIKSSQPLSNDHCKYFLFQLLRGLKYLHSANILHRDLKPGNLLVNANCDLKICDFGLARTNGVDGQFMTEYVVTRWYRAPELLLCCDNYGTSIDVWSVGCIFAEILGRKPIFPGTECLNQLKLIISVLGSQHESHLEFIDNAKARRFIKSLPYTRGRHFSQLYPQADPLAIDLLQKMLVFDPTKRITVLEALQHPYMASLYDPRCDPPAQVPISLDIDEHWGEPMIREMFWNEMLHYHPEAASANA